A genomic stretch from Etheostoma spectabile isolate EspeVRDwgs_2016 unplaced genomic scaffold, UIUC_Espe_1.0 scaffold00569469, whole genome shotgun sequence includes:
- the LOC116685023 gene encoding uncharacterized protein LOC116685023 encodes MRWSCKCCNFSSPNQRTLIVHYKLKHCHQARNCPLPCVYADCVCSFRTESSLKKHLTRDHSQARSKQVTARLNCELCNFSETCSDSQYFAHLKIHIHNKETVKCPYKECRFQSSVYSTFRAHKSKKHHLCTVDNFRENLYQTFIQGTLNSESTNFETHSDDLDLTDYFIEDLDLHDLLQHKVASLLLRMQTHLHVSKTTTQEIIDELCSISSVVEEYTPKIIESVLINHNCAVNSAVTAAITEIVKKVNPLSFLSKDGPFGSEYKRETFYKKNFKVIEPIEYVLDTSSRRKFVYIPVLKVLTELLNRSDVIDKVLETGHIERVEHLSQYKTYRDGLYYKDNILLSSKDLSIALGLYIDDFEVCNPLGTSKKKHKICAVYWVISNLPIRYRSSVQSIYLACLCHSNDVKKYGYGAILEPLIKDLEVLEQQGLYVQKLGTTVRGTVLYVSADNLGAHSLAGFHENFNVDKFCRFCLASRQDIDIHEVKERVFPLRTVESHKQDLLELKRHQFVSVNGVKSDCVLDRLSHFHTVQGFPPDFMHDLFEGIVPRELSLCIKSLISKRYFTIDELNSIIESFPFKFTDKTNRPNPISKSFASKKSIGGNCHENWTLLRLLPLMIGHIIPEDDKVWGILLDLKEIVELLASGHFSEETLAYLECKISDHRCLLKEVFPDFHLLPKHHFLEHYPELIRRFGPLVDFWTIRFEAKHNFFKRLVHDSHNFRNILLTLSTKHQLTLAYHLDLPSLFRPDLEVGHTAVVSPDALEHSMRRAVELKFGNISLLSLATNACLYGTKYSEGMFLSVGHTSGLPDFGKLVKIVVVSSKVSFLIEPYHAWYMEHLRSYELMKKQSSELVIVELHELNGYQPLYPYTKAGKLMVTSKVFLLH; translated from the coding sequence ATGAGGTGGTCCTGCAAGTGTTGCAATTTCTCCTCGCCGAACCAACGCACACTAATTGTCCATTATAAGCTGAAGCACTGTCATCAGGCAAGAAACTGTCCTCTTCCCTGTGTCTATGCAGACTGTGTGTGCTCCTTCAGGACAGAATCATctctgaaaaaacatttaacaagagACCATAGTCAAGCCCGTTCAAAGCAGGTGACTGCAAGGTTAAATTGTGAACTGTGCAATTTTTCAGAGACTTGTAGTGATTCACAGTATTTTGcacatttgaaaatacacatacacaataagGAAACTGTTAAATGTCCGTATAAAGAATGTAGGTTTCAGTCAAGTGTGTACAGTACTTTTCGTGCACATAAGAGTAAGAAACATCACCTCTGTACTGTTGACAATTTTCGAGAAAACCTGTATCAAACCTTCATTCAGGGCACTTTAAACTCTGAAAGTACAAACTTTGAGACACACTCAGACGATCTAGACTTAACAGATTATTTCATAGAGGATCTAGACCTGCATGATTTACTTCAACACAAAGTTGCATCTCTCTTACTGCGTATGCAAACACATTTGCATGTGTCTAAAACAACAACTCAGGAAATAATAGATGAGCTTTGTAGTATTAGCTCAGTTGTAGAAGAGTACAcaccaaaaataattgaaaGTGTACTGATCAACCATAATTGTGCAGTGAACAGTGCAGTCACTGCTGCTATAACAGAGATAGTTAAAAAAGTTAACCCCCTAAGTTTCCTGTCAAAAGACGGGCCTTTTGGTTCTGAATACAAAAGAGAAactttttacaagaaaaattTTAAAGTGATTGAGCCGATTGAATATGTTTTAGATACATCTTCAAGACGGAAATTTGTTTATATTCCGGTTTTGAAAGTCCTGACAGAGCTGTTAAATCGCAGTGATGTGATAGATAAAGTCTTGGAGACAGGACATATTGAAAGAGTTGAACACTTGTCTCAGTACAAAACATACAGAGACGGTCTATATTACAAAGACAATATTTTGCTATCGTCAAAAGATCTTAGCATTGCCCTAGGACTGTACATAGACGACTTTGAAGTGTGCAACCCACTaggaacatcaaaaaaaaaacacaagatctGTGCAGTTTATTGGGTCATTTCAAATTTACCTATACGATATAGATCATCTGTACAGTCAATCTACCTTGCATGTCTGTGTCATAGCAATGATGTGAAGAAATATGGGTATGGAGCCATTCTTGAACCACTGATAAAAGACCTTGAAGTACTTGAGCAGCAAGGATTGTATGTTCAGAAATTGGGAACAACTGTTAGAGGTACTGTGCTGTATGTGTCTGCAGACAACTTGGGGGCCCATTCACTTGCTGGGTTTCATGAGAATTTTAATGTCGACAAATTTTGCCGGTTTTGTTTAGCTAGTCGGCAAGATATTGACATTCACGAGGTAAAGGAGAGAGTATTTCCACTCCGGACAGTAGAATCTCACAAACAGGACCTTCTGGAATTAAAAAGACATCAGTTTGTTTCTGTGAATGGAGTAAAGAGTGACTGTGTTCTCGATAGACTTTCTCATTTCCACACAGTCCAGGGCTTCCCCCCAGATTTTATGCACGACCTTTTTGAAGGAATAGTGCCACGGGAATTAAGTCTATGCATAAAGTCTCTGATATCCAAACGCTACTTTACAATAGATGAGCTGAATTCCATAATTGAATCCTTCCCTTTCAAGTTTACAGATAAAACCAACAGACCTAATCCAATTTCAAAGTCTTTTGCATCAAAAAAATCTATTGGTGGGAATTGCCACGAAAACTGGACACTATTGAGACTTCTGCCTCTAATGATCGGTCACATTATACCAGAAGATGACAAAGTTTGGGGGATTCTATTAGATCTGAAAGAAATAGTAGAGCTTCTAGCTAGTGGACATTTTTCAGAAGAGACATTGGCATACTTGGAGTGTAAAATCTCCGATCACAGGTGCCTATTAAAAGAGGTGTTTCCTGATTTCCACCTCCTGCCCAAGCACCACTTCTTAGAACATTATCCTGAACTGATTCGGAGATTTGGTCCCCTAGTTGATTTCTGGACTATTAGATTTGAAGCTAAGCACaacttttttaaaaggttggtGCATGATTCTCACAATTTCAGAAACATATTGCTCACTCTATCAACAAAACACCAGCTTACTTTAGCTTACCATCTAGATTTGCCAAGTCTTTTCAGACCTGATCTGGAAGTTGGACATACTGCAGTTGTTTCACCTGATGCACTTGAGCACTCCATGAGGCGGGCTGTAGAGCTAAAATTTGGAAACATAAGTCTATTGTCTCTTGCAACCAATGCCTGCCTGTATGGCACAAAGTATTCAGAGGGTATGTTTCTGTCCGTGGGGCACACCAGTGGCCTGCCTGACTTTGGGAAGCTGGTTAAAATTGTAGTTGTGTCCAGCAAAGTGTCCTTCCTCATAGAACCATACCATGCATGGTACATGGAGCACCTGCGCAGTTATGAGTTGATGAAAAAACAGTCTTCTGAACTGGTGATTGTGGAATTACACGAACTAAATGGATATCAACCCTTGTATCCATACACAAAAGCAGGGAAACTGATGGTGACATCAAAAGTTTTTTTGCTTCATTAA
- the LOC116685024 gene encoding sterile alpha motif domain-containing protein 3, protein MLLRVIVSAKDIRKLRLDSVPDSVDGLKRVLKNKLQLHSSFDLQYEDEDFKDFCNLTCVDDLPKDKVTLQVIFCPVSSDSSLDTFGSAVPLSPAASSSAQTSSPTTSSSLSSQTECFAGQRSQQWPAHFHIPTFSYDVELRLRQGNDAFRESGALLSISRDMKSEILLKLVEKIYSFMTYPTLEHFGCVAKALVEKHPCLTEPGSTCGWYGWKHSIKFKMGNYRQKLKNLGCRELEVNSEKRGAGDTRGKRNKVKKPRRSETNFLPDLPQGKDSRSLEEDREKMVQEMRKTTPNLAYIDDAMNATYALRRQEIVEEEPPVAEMRVRWPALFTERQIIKEFTRLMSMDINKFYEGLDSHLHKLLQLFRLKRFEEVQEMTSLMESLDKDASNQRKRAAALQGLPWYVKENPSTLMKRCEVSSKMLFNKNKFTMGMPTDPGEEVIKGMMIGILLVVEDVKEPLPVSYNDVAIVIEEKIVMRHLGDVPNAFVNLMGLLYMLNLDYPKDTNILLR, encoded by the exons ATGCTGTTGCGTGTGATCGTTTCAGCAAAGGACATTAGAAAGCTCCGCTTGGACTCAGTTCCAGATTCCGTTGATGGCCTGAAACGggtgttgaaaaacaaactgcagtTACACTCTTCATTTGACCTTCAATATGAAGATGAGGATTTCAAAGACTTCTGTAACCTCACGTGTGTTGACGATCTACCAAAGGACAAGGTGACATTGCAAGTCATTTTCTGCCCTGTCTCTTCAGACTCaagtttggacacttttggctCTGCTGTACCTTTGTCTCCGGCAGCATCTTCTTCAGCTCAAACATCATCTCCGACGACATCTTCTTCATTGAGCAGCCAAACAGAGTGCTTTGCAGGTCAGCGTTCACAGCAATGGCCAGCTCATTTTCACATTCCCACCTTCTCATATGATGTTGAGCTGAGGCTCAGGCAGGGCAATGATGCTTTTAGAGAAAGTGGAGCACTTCTATCCATTTCAAGGGACATGAAGTCTGAGATTCTGCTCAAACttgttgaaaaaatatattcattCATGACCTACCCTACACTTGAACATTTTGGATGTGTAGCCAAGGCACTCGTTGAAAAACACCCTTGCCTTACAGAACCTGGCTCCACATGTGGATGGTATGGATGGAAACACAGCATAAAGTTCAAGATGGGCAATTACAGACAGAAATTGAAAAATTTGGGCTGCCGAGAACTGGAGGTTAATTCTGAGAAAAGAGGTGCTGGGGACACACGAGggaagagaaacaaagtgaagaAACCTCGACGGTCTGAAACAAATTTTCTTCCAGATCTCCCCCAGGGAAAAGACAGCCGAAGTCTTGAAGAAGATAGAGAAAAGATGGTCCAGGAGATGAGAAAAACCACCCCAAACCTGGCCTACATCGATGATGCAATGAATGCCACATACGCACTGAGAAGACAGGAGATTGTTGAAGAGGAGCCACCTGTGGCCGAAATGAGAGTCAGATGGCCAGCCCTTTTTACTGAAAGACAg ATCATCAAGGAATTCACCAGACTCATGTCAATGGACATCAATAAGTTCTATGAGGGTCTGGACAGCCATCTGCATAAACTTCTTCAGTTATTCCGGTTGAAGCGCTTCGAGGAAGTTCAAGAAATGACATCCTTAATGGAGAGTCTCGACAAGGAT GCATCAAACCAAAGGAAGAGAGCAGCAGCTTTGCAGGGGCTGCCATGGTACGTGAAGGAAAATCCTTCTACATTGATGAAGAGATGTGAGGTAAGCAGCAAAATGTTgttcaacaaaaacaagttcacaaTGGGCATG CCAACAGATCCTGGAGAGGAAGTCATCAAGGGAATGATGATTGGAATCCTTTTGGTCGTTGAAGATGTGAAGGAGCCCCTTCCAGTTTCCTACAACGATGTTGCCATCGTCATTGAGGAAAAGATTGTCATGCGTCATCTTGGTGATGTACCCAACGCTTTTGTGAACCTGATGGGCCTGCTGTACATGCTGAACCTTGACTATCCAAAAGACACAAATATACTTTTGAGGTGA